A genomic region of Papaver somniferum cultivar HN1 chromosome 7, ASM357369v1, whole genome shotgun sequence contains the following coding sequences:
- the LOC113295005 gene encoding uncharacterized protein LOC113295005, which produces MFTRSTARGMVILLLYVDDMVITGDDMKGIDALKTHLSSCFEMKDLGSLRYFLGLEVDHSSDDCFISQVNYASDILQRAGLTDNKTAATPLELNSKLSPSDGKLLINPTLYLQLVGCLNYLTITRPDISHAVHIVSQFMSAPRSTHYAAVLRILRYIKGILYQRVTFSSTSDLCLRAYSDTDWAGDITDRRSTTGYCIFLGSSLISWRSKKQNVVSRSSAEAEYRYLAHSTSEIVWLRWLLGDMGVNLSEPTPLYCDNKAAIHIAHNDVFHERTKHIEIDCHFVRHQYKKRIINLSFVSSEMQPADLFTKALSSVRLKLLISKLNMCSIPC; this is translated from the coding sequence ATGTTTACTCGTTCCACTGCAAGGGGTATGGTTATTCTACTCCTCTACGTAGATGATATGGTCATTACAGGTGATGACATGAAAGGCATTGATGCTCTTAAAACTCATCTTAGTTCATGTTTTGAAATGAAGGATCTAGGCTCCTTACGTTACTTTCTTGGTTTAGAAGTTGATCACTCATCTGATGATTGTTTCATCTCTCAAGTAAATTATGCCTCAGATATTCTTCAACGTGCTGGATTAACGGATAATAAAACTGCAGCcacacctcttgaattgaatAGCAAGCTTAGTCCTTCTGATGGAAAACTCCTTATTAATCCTACCTTGTACCTCCAACTTGTGGGATGTCTAAACTATTTAACTATTACTCGACCAGACATTAGTCATGCAGTGCATATAGTTAGTCAGTTCATGTCAGCTCCGCGATCCACTCACTATGCAGCTGTACTCAGGATCTTACGTTATATCAAAGGGATATTGTATCAAAGAGTTACGTTTTCGTCCACTTCTGATCTCTGCCTTCGTGCATATTCAGATACAGATTGGGCAGGAGATATTACAGATAGACGCTCAACTACAGGATATTGCATATTTCTGGGTAGTTCATTAATATCTTGGCGCAGTAAGAAGCAAAACGTAGTTTCCCGATCTAGTGCTGAAGCAGAGTATAGATATCTTGCACACTCAACCTCAGAAATTGTTTGGTTGCGATGGCTTCTAGGGGATATGGGAGTTAATCTGTCAGAACCAACTCCACTGTACTGTGACAACAAGGCTGCTATTCACATTGCTCACAATGATGTTTTTCATGAACGTACCAAGCATATCGAAATTGACTGTCATTTTGTACGTCATCAGTACAAGAAACGGATTATCAACTTATCCTTTGTTTCTTCTGAGATGCAACCTGCTGATCTCTTTACTAAGGCGTTGTCTTCTGTGCGTCTCAAGCTCttaatttccaaactcaacatgtgCTCTATCCCATGTTGA